GGTATAAGTAATAATATTACTCTTTCTACAAAGAACTTTACAGCACGAAAGGAGAGGGTGTTTATTTTTTCATATTGGTTTAGTCGCTTAGTCGCTGCAGATCCTGGACGAAAAAGGCTCAAAACAGCTTCTAAAGCTACAATCAGTGTCATTACAGCGGTCGTTATTATGCTGATTGTATTAAAAGCAGCGGGAAGCTCTCAAATTACCGCTGCTATTTTATCCGGCGTAATCGGCCTGATGGGTATATTGGTTGTAAATGATGAAACAACAAAAGCAAAAAAAGTGACAACCGTCTTAGTAGCACTTTCTAGCGCCGTTTCTCTTGGAATTGGCTCGTTTTTATCACGATATGGACAAGCAGAAAATGTTTTTCTCGTTCTATTGGTGTTTTTGTCTTTTTATTTACAGAAATTTGGTATTCGCTACTTCTCTCTGTCGATGGTAGCATTTATGTCGTTTTATTTTGCTTCTATTTTACACGTTACATTTTCTCAGCTGCCGTGGCTGTTAGCTGGCGTTATAGTAGGAGCCTGCTGTGCATTTATCTATAATTTTGTTATTTTTAAAGACCGGCCTTCCAACGTGCTAAGGTCTTCAATGAAATCCTTTCATATTCAAGTAAATTTGGTGCTTGATTTAATTATTGAGTTAATTCAAAAGAAACAAATTGAACCAGCTCAAATCAAACAGTATAACCGCAATATTAAAAAACTAGCGGAGTATGCCCGTGTAGCATCAGAAGAGCTTGGAAATACAGATCCTCACGACATATGGCCTGGCGTAACAGCTGAGCAAATGCGCCTTTATGTATTTGATACAGTGATGCTGCTGCAGACATATTCTCCGGCGATCCGAAAACTCAGTGAATTAAAGGCATTTAATCATTTTGATATTCAGCAGGTGCTGTTAAAGCTAGTGGAATCGATTCGCGAAGCAGAGGTATTAAATGAAAATCCTACTCATTCCTTAACGGATGCAGCTCAGCATTTGCAAGAGCTGCGCCAAAAATTAAGCGAACTCGAACCTCAAGACGAAAGGTATAAAGACTGGCTTTACTTAATACGCCGTATCGAAACGATATCAAATCATGTCATTGATGAAGCGTATGAGCTGCAGCAAGCAATTGTGAAACAAGAAAAACAGCCTCAAAAAGAAGCGGAAGAACAAGAAGACGAAGAGGATAATGATGAAGAAAAAGGATTAAAACCGTCTACGAAAAAGTCTATTCAAGCGGTCATCACTGCTGTTGCGACATTAATATTTGGCTCGTTTTTATCTCCATCGCATCAATATTGGGCGCTCTTAGCAGGCTATTTAGTGCTTCTCGGTACAGAAACGATAGGAAGTACGTTTGTAAAAGCCGTGCAGCGAAGCGTAGGCACGCTTTTAGGAGCAGCTGTCGGCTTTGTTGTTGCAAGCTACGTTTCCCCTGGAATACTTGAAGTAACGCTGCTTTTTATCTGTGTGTTTATGGCTTTTTATTTCTTTCCCATTACGTATTCGTTTATGAGTTTTTGGATTACGATGATGCTGGCCTTTATGTATGACATGCTTCTTGGCGGAATTTCAGAGAGTTTATTGCTGGCCCGCGTGTTAGATACGGTCGTAGGAGTTGGAATTGGCTTAGCCGTATCTGCTCTTGTGTTTCCTAAAAGAACAAGAGATAAAATAACCGACACTTCAGTAGAATACGTAGCGGCTTTAAAAGAATTTGTTCATACTTATTTACATCGTTTTACGAATCAGTACGCATTTGCCAATTTAGCTGATAAAGGAATGGAATTAGAAAAAAAGCTAAAACAGCTTCATGTCGATTCAGATCCTATTATCAAAGGTTTCGTTGGCCGTTCACGTCTTCAGCAATTTTTAACTGTTTTTACCGCTATTAATTATTACGCTAAGCATTTGGTGGCATCTTCTACTAGAAACGAAGCTTTTTATAAGGAAGCAGAATTTCATGGCGTAGTAAAGGAAGTGGAAGAGAAAGTGGCAAGCAACTTCACTCAGCTTGAAAAAGCATTACGAGGAGAAAGAGGAACGTATGTATACACGCTTGAAGATGTAAGACAAAAGATTGAACAATCTTTAGATTATTTTGATACGTCCGTTCAATCAAGAAACTTACAGCATCTGCAGCTGCTGCATAACATTTATTACGTATGGAAAATCAATCAATCGGTTGTTCACTTAGCCAAAGAGCTAGGAGCAGAAGAAATAAGCAATGAAGAATAAAAAACCAGCGAATACTTCGCTGGTTTTTAGTCTGATGAATAAGGAGACGTATCTTTTCTAATCGTTCTCCACGTTGTTTTAAGACCTGCATAGCTTCCAATTGCGGCGTATCCATAAAAATATCCCATAAACAATCCGGCAATAATATGATGAGGGTGACTGATCAATACTGAAAAAAGCACGCCGACAGCTAAAGCGATAGTCGGAACAAATTGCTTTTTAGGATGAAAAAGCCATTTGATCAGCTGCGTCACGATTAATACGACAGGAACACCAATGACTGCGTCCCAAAAATTTGTATGAATTGTAGGGAAATCCATGTTCAAGCACCTCGTTAAATGTGTTGGATGTAAGATTATCTATGCTGTTTTACCTAAGAACACTTCAATTAGAGTTATGAGGGGCTCCAGGTGGATAATAATAAGGCGGAATTTTGAGCCATCCTTTTTGCTGCATTAGAATTTTTATTTTTGATCCTAATATGACCTTTTCAGTGTGGAATTTCAACCACATTAGTCCAATATCGGTTCTAATAGATTGTCCCATATTCGTGCTGCACATGACGATATTAGAGGCAATTTTTATAGATATTAAGTTAGCGATTTCAGAATCCGTGGCTTTTGCTCCTAATGGAATACTGTTAGGGTCGGATTTCGGTTTGGTAGCCGGTATTTCAGGAAGGGGAATTCCTTCTTTAATCATTAATTTTTTTAGTGTATCAATCTGAGATTCAGCCAGGTTTTTTGAGTCTTGAGCAAGCTTAAGCAGTTCACTGTTGGTTGTTGTATTAAGACAAGTTTCTAAGGCAGGTATTTCTTCCGCTAAAGCAGTAAAATACAGCCAGCATCCCATAGTCTCACCGATATGTGGGCGAGGGGGCGGATCATCTGTAGAAGAGTTCTTTATATAATCAAGTAGTGTCTCAATGACGTTAATCATAACTTTTCACCCTTTATATAGTTTATGCATCTTCATTATTACCTTCAGCAGAAAAGGATAAACACAGCTAAGAAATGTTACATATAAAATTGATTATGATGAGTGGAAGAAAAAGCATCCCATTCAGCAATTTATAATAGTGATGGTACAAACATCTAAAGGTATAAAAATTGTTGAAATGCTTAATAAATAGGTTGGTGCTAGAAGATAAAGTCAATAGAAAAAAATCTCCTTGCTCATCAAGGAGATTTTTTATCTTGAGTATTATACAGTTTTTCTCCGATACTCTCTCCATAAAGAAGTTAGCTCTTCTGACCAATATTTATAATCAAATACCGTTATATTTTTACTGGGCATAAAAACGTTTAACAGCCAATTAACCCTTAATTTGTCTCTGACGCCTATCGTTTTATCATTTTTACAGCAGCCTTCATCACAAGGTTTATCGTGTATCTTGTAAGGAATATTTTTAACGACTAATCCATTTTTCACACGCTTTGTGTACTCAATTCCTATAATCAAATATATCACTCCTCACAGTAACTCTTATCTTCATAATAATATGTAGGGATGACTTCTTTAATGAAAGGGGAAAAAGGGCAGAAGACAAAAATAAAAAAGCCCTGCTGTAGGGCTTTTAGATTAAGCAACTTTTGATGCAACCACGATTACTTTGCCGTGATCTAATTCTTCTTCATAGCGTTCAGCTTCCGGCTGTGATAGGCCTAATGAACGCATTTTGGCACGAAGCTCGTCTCCTCGAGAACGAAATACATTCGCAATCGCATCAAAAACACCTTGTTCAGAAAGGCCGATATTGTTTGTATTTGTTGCAGCTGTTAAATCCTCGGAGCGATCTTGATGGTGTGCAAGTAAATAAACTTCGTCTTTTGTAAATCCTTCACGCAAAAATTGTTCGATTGTATCTTTTGCCTGTACGCCATTTTCAACTACTTTTACATTTACCATTTCAAAAAACCTCCTTGTATGATAGACAACTTTCTAGAATATGTTTAGTAATGAAGAGAAGTTTAAGTAACTTATCCTCTTGCTTTGTGTATACACGTTATTGGAAGAGATAAAACCTATTTCATAAAATTGAGTTAAAAAGTCTAACATAGGAGAAGAGGAAACAGCGCGGTTATCTTTGAGGAGAATCTGGCGGACAATAAGCAGAAGAAGGCTTTAGCCAGCCTTTTTCCTGCATCTTTTTTTGACCTTTTAAGGTACAGTACAAACTGCAAAAAGCCTAGATCTTAAACAGCTAAGATCCAGGCTTTTTGCATACATAAAAATAGAGAAATTTAAGATGAAAGACGTTCTTTTTGTTTTTCATAAACAGAAGTAGACTCGTTCCATGTATATCGACCATCTTGTAATTGAATGGTTGCGCTGAATGGACAGTCTATTGACGTTTCTGCGTCATCTAAACTACTTTCAAGTAAACGTTTTTTAAATCGAAGCAAATCTTCTTTTGAAGCAACTCGAAAAACCATTTCTAACGTAAGATCATCGTCCATCGCATTGTGTAATTGACTAATACTTTTGCGGAATTCTTTATTATATTGAAGCATAATTTGAATATCTGCTACGCAAGCAACACCAAACACATCTTTCACAACAGACTCAACCGTTAACTGAGTTGTGGAAGCATATGTTGAGATATTACGCTGTGGATTTTCTAAATAATAAATCGTTTCTACAGGATGTCTCGTGATAAGCACCTCTTTCCTATTCTTAAGTATACAGGAAAAAAGAATGGAATGGGGAAAGATTTTTAGGAAAGGAGTCCTGACATACATAAAAAGATTGTTTGTGATAGGAAAGAGAGTTATAAGTTGATGGCTTTTCGCTTATCATTTTTGCTATATCCTTAAATCAACGAATTCTGTGCAACTTCCTCTAAGATTTGATAAAATAAAATCCTACGTCTCAATTCCTTCTAATGAATCCCTCAACTACTATTTCTACTTATTTTAAAGGAGGACGCTATTTTGCAGTTTGAACAAGCTTTAACACATTTACAGTCCTATTTTGGTTATGATTCGTTTCGAAAAGGACAGGAAGAGTCGATTCGTTATGTTTTAGAAGGGCACAATACCGCTTGTATTATGCCAACAGGAGGAGGGAAATCACTTTGTTATCAAATTCCTTCATTATTATTAGAAGGTACAACACTGGTGATTTCTCCGTTGATTTCCTTGATGAAAGACCAAGTGGACACGCTGAATGCAGCTGGTATTCCGGCCACGTATATTAACAGCTCGCTGACTCACACGGAGGTACAGCAGCGCTTAGAAGAAGTAGCGCTTGGTGAATATAAGTTACTTTATGTAGCGCCGGAACGACTGGAGTCTCCGCAGTTTTTAGAACAGCTTCAAATGCTTCCTATCCCGCTTGTAGCGGTAGATGAAGCGCACTGTATTTCACAGTGGGGGCATGATTTCAGACCAAGTTATTTGCGTATCAATGAACTCATCAGCAAGCTGTCTAATGCGCCGATTGTGATGGGGCTAACGGCTACTGCGACGCCTCAAGTGCGTGAAGATATTTGCAGAGCTCTTCATATTAACGAAGAGTACACGGTGATGACTGGGTTTGAACGTGAAAATTTATCGTTCGCTGTTGTGAAAGGTCAGGATCGAATCAGTTATATCGATCAGTATATCCGTAAAAATGACCAAGAAGCAGGCATCATTTATGCCGCTACGCGTAAAGATGTTGAAGAGCTTCACGCTAGATTGCAAAAATCAGGAGTTAACGTATCAAAATACCATGCTGGTATGAACGCAAGCAGCCGTGATGAAGAGCAGAACCGCTTTCTTCAAGATGATGTTCAGGTAATGATAGCCACGTCTGCCTTCGGAATGGGAATCGATAAATCGAATATTCGCTTTGTTCTTCACTATCAGCTTCCAAAAAATATGGAAAGCTATTATCAAGAGGCAGGACGTGCTGGTCGTGACGGACTTCCAAGTGAGTGTATCGTACTTTATTCACCTCAAGATATTCGCGTGCAGCGCTTTTTGATTGAACAGTCAACGTCGAATCCTAAAAAGCAGATTCAAGATCTTGAAAAGCTGCAAAATATGGTGAACTACTGTCATACAGAAGGCTGTTTGCAAGCGTATATTCTTCATTATTTTGGAGAAAGTGAAGCACATGAGTGCGGCCGCTGTAGCAACTGTACGGATGATCGCGTGGAAATAGACGTAACGGTCGATACGCAAAAAGTGTTATCTTGTATGATTCGTATGGGCGAACGTTTCGGTAAAATGATGATTGCTCAAGTGTTAACGGGTTCTCGAAATAAAAAAGTAGTTGATTTTGGTTTTGATAAACTGAAAACGTACGGCGTCATGAGCGACCGGTCGGCTAAAGAAGTGAGCGATTTTATCGAGTATTTGATTTCAGAGCAGTTTATTTTAGTAGGACAAGGGTCATTTCCTACTTTATCCGTAGCGTCCAAAGGAAAAGGGGTGCTTCTTGGTACGGAAAAAGTGATGAGGAAAGAACAAATGGAAGTGAAGCAAATTGTCCAAGATGACGAACTGTTTGCTCATTTGCGCTCCGTTCGAAAGCAGCTAGCAGATGAAGCGGGCGTGCCTCCTTTTGTTATTTTCTCAGACGACACTCTTCATGATATGTGTACAAAACTTCCGGTAACTCTTGAACAGTTCGCCACTGTAAAAGGAGTTGGAGAACAAAAACAAGAGCGATACGGAGAACGATTCACGACTGAAATCAAACAGTTTTGTGAAGAACATCCAGACCGAAAGCGAGAAGTTTCAGCGCCTGCTCCAAAAAAAGCAAGAGCTTCATCAAAAGAAGGCTCTCACTTAATGACGTATGAGCTATTTCAGCAAGGAAAATCTTTAGACGAAATTGCTGAAGAACGTGAGTTGAGCCGCATTACCATTGAAAACCATTTGTTTAAATGCGCGGAAGAAGAAAAAGAAATCGACTGGACGCCTTTTCTTTCGGATGAAGACGAACAGCAAATTTTACAAGCTGCTTCGTCAGTAGGCGATGAAAAGTTAAAGCCAATCAAAGAAGAATTACCTGAAAACATC
The genomic region above belongs to Priestia megaterium and contains:
- a CDS encoding FUSC family protein translates to MFIFSYWFSRLVAADPGRKRLKTASKATISVITAVVIMLIVLKAAGSSQITAAILSGVIGLMGILVVNDETTKAKKVTTVLVALSSAVSLGIGSFLSRYGQAENVFLVLLVFLSFYLQKFGIRYFSLSMVAFMSFYFASILHVTFSQLPWLLAGVIVGACCAFIYNFVIFKDRPSNVLRSSMKSFHIQVNLVLDLIIELIQKKQIEPAQIKQYNRNIKKLAEYARVASEELGNTDPHDIWPGVTAEQMRLYVFDTVMLLQTYSPAIRKLSELKAFNHFDIQQVLLKLVESIREAEVLNENPTHSLTDAAQHLQELRQKLSELEPQDERYKDWLYLIRRIETISNHVIDEAYELQQAIVKQEKQPQKEAEEQEDEEDNDEEKGLKPSTKKSIQAVITAVATLIFGSFLSPSHQYWALLAGYLVLLGTETIGSTFVKAVQRSVGTLLGAAVGFVVASYVSPGILEVTLLFICVFMAFYFFPITYSFMSFWITMMLAFMYDMLLGGISESLLLARVLDTVVGVGIGLAVSALVFPKRTRDKITDTSVEYVAALKEFVHTYLHRFTNQYAFANLADKGMELEKKLKQLHVDSDPIIKGFVGRSRLQQFLTVFTAINYYAKHLVASSTRNEAFYKEAEFHGVVKEVEEKVASNFTQLEKALRGERGTYVYTLEDVRQKIEQSLDYFDTSVQSRNLQHLQLLHNIYYVWKINQSVVHLAKELGAEEISNEE
- a CDS encoding DUF3231 family protein, translating into MINVIETLLDYIKNSSTDDPPPRPHIGETMGCWLYFTALAEEIPALETCLNTTTNSELLKLAQDSKNLAESQIDTLKKLMIKEGIPLPEIPATKPKSDPNSIPLGAKATDSEIANLISIKIASNIVMCSTNMGQSIRTDIGLMWLKFHTEKVILGSKIKILMQQKGWLKIPPYYYPPGAPHNSN
- a CDS encoding general stress protein, which encodes MVNVKVVENGVQAKDTIEQFLREGFTKDEVYLLAHHQDRSEDLTAATNTNNIGLSEQGVFDAIANVFRSRGDELRAKMRSLGLSQPEAERYEEELDHGKVIVVASKVA
- the recQ gene encoding DNA helicase RecQ, translated to MQFEQALTHLQSYFGYDSFRKGQEESIRYVLEGHNTACIMPTGGGKSLCYQIPSLLLEGTTLVISPLISLMKDQVDTLNAAGIPATYINSSLTHTEVQQRLEEVALGEYKLLYVAPERLESPQFLEQLQMLPIPLVAVDEAHCISQWGHDFRPSYLRINELISKLSNAPIVMGLTATATPQVREDICRALHINEEYTVMTGFERENLSFAVVKGQDRISYIDQYIRKNDQEAGIIYAATRKDVEELHARLQKSGVNVSKYHAGMNASSRDEEQNRFLQDDVQVMIATSAFGMGIDKSNIRFVLHYQLPKNMESYYQEAGRAGRDGLPSECIVLYSPQDIRVQRFLIEQSTSNPKKQIQDLEKLQNMVNYCHTEGCLQAYILHYFGESEAHECGRCSNCTDDRVEIDVTVDTQKVLSCMIRMGERFGKMMIAQVLTGSRNKKVVDFGFDKLKTYGVMSDRSAKEVSDFIEYLISEQFILVGQGSFPTLSVASKGKGVLLGTEKVMRKEQMEVKQIVQDDELFAHLRSVRKQLADEAGVPPFVIFSDDTLHDMCTKLPVTLEQFATVKGVGEQKQERYGERFTTEIKQFCEEHPDRKREVSAPAPKKARASSKEGSHLMTYELFQQGKSLDEIAEERELSRITIENHLFKCAEEEKEIDWTPFLSDEDEQQILQAASSVGDEKLKPIKEELPENITYFMIKVALFKQKMKQLS